Proteins encoded together in one Megasphaera vaginalis (ex Bordigoni et al. 2020) window:
- a CDS encoding type II toxin-antitoxin system PemK/MazF family toxin, whose amino-acid sequence MGDNNKTRKKTDLKNIQNKPILLANIATLSCNQRQYLTDETELDYHRAAVLYYGLSEQLSKLKNEKKFHQMNNQRFISLKRGSIIKIDFGLPLGSEFGGLHYAIVLHSSNTFNPLVSVLPIKSYKDNNYYKTDILFDDEIYQAIRSHLLVAKSIRRHRIKTFKTLLRDHNKRIESLFTQAAKEGFSLKKDSFDLLGAIFHGSATLKTALQESRNIPDDELKKMQDRILRNMNNVKVIAGESKKFKKQSIGITSQIRTLSKIRIKFPLNRFDPLYNIRVDSKTLDKISQALHNYYL is encoded by the coding sequence ATGGGAGATAATAATAAAACAAGAAAAAAGACTGACCTAAAAAATATACAAAATAAGCCAATTCTCCTTGCAAACATAGCCACACTATCATGTAATCAACGCCAGTATTTAACGGATGAAACAGAATTGGATTATCATCGGGCAGCGGTCTTATATTATGGGCTATCTGAACAACTATCAAAACTAAAAAATGAAAAGAAATTCCATCAGATGAATAACCAGCGTTTTATTTCTCTAAAAAGGGGTTCTATTATAAAAATAGATTTTGGCTTACCGTTAGGTTCTGAATTTGGTGGACTTCATTATGCAATAGTGCTTCACTCTTCTAACACATTCAATCCTCTTGTATCTGTATTACCCATAAAAAGCTATAAAGATAATAATTACTATAAAACGGACATTCTATTTGACGATGAAATATATCAAGCAATTCGTAGTCATTTACTGGTAGCCAAAAGCATTCGTCGTCACAGAATAAAAACCTTTAAAACCCTTTTGCGAGACCACAACAAGCGTATAGAAAGCCTTTTTACCCAAGCCGCAAAGGAAGGATTTTCATTAAAAAAAGATTCTTTTGATTTATTAGGTGCAATTTTTCACGGTAGTGCGACACTGAAAACTGCCCTACAAGAATCACGTAATATCCCAGACGATGAGTTAAAGAAAATGCAAGATCGCATACTTCGCAACATGAACAACGTGAAAGTCATTGCAGGAGAATCAAAAAAATTTAAAAAACAAAGTATTGGCATCACATCTCAAATAAGAACACTAAGCAAAATCCGAATTAAGTTTCCGTTAAATC
- a CDS encoding LexA family transcriptional regulator: MSDDFKKVFAKNLSYQLAKHHKTQSDLVVDLKLNKSTVSTWINGTKMPRMNKVEQLALYFGIEKSDLIENKLSASNSAKGVRIPVLGYVIAGIPIDAIEDILDYEEISAELAATGDFFCLKVKGNSMEPTFTEGDVLVIRQQPDVESNEIAVVLVNGAEGTVKRIKKSSAGITLIGDNVSSFLPVFYTNEEIQQLPVKIIGKVIELRRSF, from the coding sequence ATGTCAGACGATTTTAAAAAAGTATTTGCAAAAAATTTAAGCTATCAACTCGCTAAACACCACAAAACACAAAGTGACTTAGTTGTTGATTTAAAATTAAATAAATCCACTGTATCGACTTGGATAAACGGGACTAAGATGCCACGAATGAATAAAGTTGAACAATTAGCTCTATACTTTGGCATTGAAAAATCAGACTTAATTGAAAACAAATTATCCGCATCAAATTCAGCAAAAGGCGTTCGCATTCCTGTACTAGGATATGTCATAGCCGGTATACCCATTGATGCTATCGAAGATATCCTTGACTATGAGGAGATTTCTGCAGAACTAGCTGCTACCGGCGACTTCTTTTGTTTAAAAGTCAAAGGAAACTCTATGGAACCAACTTTTACAGAAGGTGACGTCTTAGTTATTCGTCAGCAACCTGATGTTGAATCAAATGAAATTGCTGTCGTATTAGTTAATGGCGCAGAAGGAACTGTAAAAAGAATTAAAAAATCCTCTGCAGGTATCACACTTATTGGTGATAATGTCTCTTCCTTCTTGCCGGTCTTCTATACAAACGAAGAAATTCAGCAGCTCCCCGTAAAGATTATTGGCAAAGTTATTGAATTAAGACGATCATTTTAG
- a CDS encoding helix-turn-helix transcriptional regulator has translation MPRLKISLKAARYNAGFSQDDVAKKMRKSKSTVNNWENGKTEIDYNNLAALCKLYSVTIDDIILPF, from the coding sequence ATGCCGAGATTAAAAATATCACTAAAAGCCGCAAGATATAATGCAGGATTTTCTCAAGATGATGTTGCTAAAAAGATGAGAAAGTCTAAGTCAACCGTAAACAACTGGGAAAACGGAAAAACTGAAATTGATTACAATAATCTTGCGGCGTTGTGCAAATTATATTCGGTGACTATTGATGATATTATTTTGCCATTTTAG
- a CDS encoding ribbon-helix-helix protein, CopG family, with amino-acid sequence MEDKEKEPCGNRVRMTGKKQITLRLPDELYEALRAEAKKTGISVNELILIKINPLEANFLDHEP; translated from the coding sequence ATGGAAGATAAAGAAAAAGAACCCTGCGGGAACAGGGTCCGGATGACCGGGAAGAAGCAAATAACGCTTCGTCTGCCGGATGAGCTGTACGAAGCGTTGAGAGCGGAAGCGAAAAAAACAGGTATAAGTGTGAATGAATTGATCTTAATAAAAATTAATCCTTTGGAAGCGAATTTTTTGGATCACGAGCCATAA
- a CDS encoding Arc family DNA-binding protein, which produces MAQANPYPLRIDEAIMAKMKQLAKENGRSVNKEIEYALRRYIMARDPKNSLPKD; this is translated from the coding sequence ATGGCACAAGCAAACCCTTATCCTCTAAGGATTGACGAGGCGATAATGGCGAAGATGAAACAGCTGGCCAAAGAAAATGGTCGGTCGGTAAACAAAGAAATTGAATACGCTCTCAGGCGATACATTATGGCTCGTGATCCAAAAAATTCGCTTCCAAAGGATTAA
- a CDS encoding toxin-antitoxin system HicB family antitoxin: MKKERKMKESFLLRMPEEIKRWLTDEAVRRGLSLNGLIMAILSEYCRQRQEKDTGT, from the coding sequence ATCAAAAAGGAGAGGAAAATGAAAGAATCTTTTTTGTTGCGAATGCCTGAAGAGATAAAGCGATGGCTTACTGATGAAGCAGTCCGCCGAGGATTATCACTGAATGGGTTAATTATGGCTATTTTAAGTGAGTATTGCAGACAGAGACAAGAAAAGGATACTGGTACATGA
- a CDS encoding DUF4393 domain-containing protein, which yields MDPITVSVATAALTSLASKGADAPAKTLNLLWQATFGRWDEKLKQTVEANIRRYAKDIDDEVSKIPNDSINNNPDISVIGPALEASKYYVEKTDVRKMFAKLIAAEFDARSSDKVHIAFVEIIKQMSANDAKLLKILPKVGPLAEFRLYANDRKSYTSLGKDIIYIPGLIETNFENNAISINNLSRLGIVELSHISSLVDETIYKAYEAFDEYKQGTKIVQEHPDNYSSMEVSSGSFSITPFGDVFKKICL from the coding sequence ATGGATCCAATCACCGTATCAGTAGCAACAGCAGCTCTGACCTCACTCGCTAGCAAAGGAGCTGACGCTCCTGCAAAAACGCTAAATCTGCTTTGGCAAGCAACCTTTGGTAGATGGGATGAAAAACTCAAGCAAACTGTTGAAGCGAATATTCGCCGTTATGCAAAAGACATCGATGATGAAGTAAGTAAAATCCCAAACGACTCAATTAATAATAATCCCGACATTAGTGTTATCGGGCCTGCATTAGAGGCATCAAAATATTACGTAGAAAAAACGGATGTACGAAAAATGTTTGCTAAATTAATAGCAGCTGAATTCGATGCACGAAGTTCTGATAAAGTTCATATTGCTTTTGTAGAAATCATTAAGCAAATGTCTGCCAACGACGCTAAACTATTGAAAATATTACCTAAAGTAGGCCCATTGGCTGAATTCAGACTATATGCCAATGATCGTAAGTCCTATACTTCTCTAGGCAAAGACATTATCTACATTCCAGGTTTGATAGAAACTAACTTCGAAAACAATGCAATTTCTATCAATAACTTATCCCGCCTTGGAATTGTTGAGTTGAGCCATATTTCATCCCTCGTTGACGAAACTATTTACAAGGCCTACGAAGCTTTTGATGAATATAAACAAGGTACAAAGATAGTTCAAGAGCATCCAGACAATTACAGTAGTATGGAAGTTTCCAGTGGGTCGTTTTCTATTACACCTTTTGGAGATGTCTTTAAAAAGATTTGCCTATAG
- a CDS encoding LysM peptidoglycan-binding domain-containing protein, protein MEKTMKTMKIYDHGLTRSKRKPRFRAVRSAMAIVAAFGVGLYLGSTTPWSQAETIANDTAIIHVVDTDETLWEIAGPIADKTGQDVREVIYEIQINNDLGPDPTLKPGQRLVIRY, encoded by the coding sequence GTGGAAAAAACCATGAAGACGATGAAAATTTACGATCATGGGTTGACCAGGTCAAAGCGTAAGCCGCGTTTCCGGGCCGTCCGGAGTGCGATGGCCATCGTGGCCGCTTTCGGAGTCGGGCTGTATCTCGGTAGCACGACGCCCTGGTCCCAGGCCGAAACCATTGCGAACGACACAGCTATCATCCACGTCGTCGACACAGACGAAACGCTGTGGGAAATCGCCGGGCCTATCGCTGACAAGACCGGGCAGGACGTCCGCGAAGTAATTTATGAAATCCAAATCAATAATGATTTGGGCCCGGATCCGACACTGAAACCGGGGCAGCGGCTGGTCATCAGATACTAA
- a CDS encoding AAA family ATPase, with translation MSVKINSFEVENVKRVKAVSMELAPNGLTVIGGRNGQGKTSVLDAIAWALGGDKFKPSNAARDSSTIPPEIHIELSNGLIVERKGAKSSLKVIDPTGEKAGQKLLDSFIEKLALDLPKFMGMNSKDKANTLLQIIGIGDELAELDAKEAQRYNRRLEIGRIAKQKKSYADELEYYPDAPAEPVSASDLIKQQQEILAQNGENQRKREQLTKMTEEHETLIARIAQLKTSLEEAQAKQESLLADMETAQKTVNELIDESTEELEMNIAHVDEINRKVRANQEKEKAQAEADELAAEYNGLTAEIEAVKEAKNDLLNKADLPLPELGVKDGELIYKGQQWDGMSGAEQLMVATAIIRKLNPECGFVLMDKLEQMDQETLKEFSDWLTREGLQVIATRVGMDDSCSIIIEDGYIKDSTPQPVEAKKWEAGKF, from the coding sequence ATGTCAGTAAAAATTAATAGTTTTGAAGTTGAAAATGTAAAACGAGTAAAGGCGGTTTCCATGGAATTAGCCCCAAATGGGTTAACGGTAATCGGGGGCCGGAACGGCCAAGGCAAAACGTCCGTCTTGGATGCCATAGCCTGGGCATTAGGCGGCGATAAATTCAAGCCGTCTAATGCGGCAAGAGATAGCAGCACGATCCCGCCTGAAATTCATATTGAACTTTCCAACGGCCTTATCGTCGAACGAAAGGGAGCGAAGAGCTCCCTTAAGGTCATTGACCCGACCGGTGAGAAAGCCGGACAAAAGCTCTTGGACAGCTTCATCGAGAAACTGGCTCTAGACTTGCCGAAGTTCATGGGTATGAACTCAAAAGATAAGGCTAATACATTACTGCAGATTATTGGCATTGGCGACGAATTGGCCGAACTCGACGCAAAAGAAGCACAGCGATATAACCGACGCCTTGAAATCGGCCGTATCGCAAAGCAGAAGAAATCCTACGCCGATGAGCTCGAGTATTATCCCGACGCTCCTGCAGAGCCGGTAAGTGCTTCGGATTTAATTAAGCAACAACAAGAAATTTTGGCGCAAAACGGCGAGAATCAACGTAAGCGTGAACAGTTAACTAAGATGACGGAAGAACACGAAACGCTTATCGCCCGGATTGCTCAGCTTAAAACCTCTTTAGAAGAAGCCCAGGCAAAGCAAGAGTCGCTGTTAGCCGATATGGAGACGGCTCAAAAAACAGTTAATGAGCTTATTGACGAAAGTACCGAAGAATTGGAAATGAATATTGCTCACGTTGATGAGATCAACCGTAAGGTGCGAGCCAACCAAGAAAAAGAAAAAGCCCAGGCCGAAGCCGATGAGTTGGCGGCTGAATATAACGGACTGACGGCAGAAATTGAAGCCGTCAAGGAAGCTAAGAACGATCTTCTTAACAAGGCTGATTTACCCCTTCCGGAACTTGGCGTAAAAGATGGCGAGCTTATTTACAAGGGGCAGCAATGGGACGGCATGAGCGGCGCCGAACAGCTCATGGTGGCTACAGCGATTATTCGTAAGCTAAACCCCGAGTGCGGATTTGTTCTCATGGATAAGCTCGAACAAATGGATCAGGAAACACTTAAAGAGTTCTCTGATTGGCTCACCCGCGAAGGACTTCAAGTTATTGCTACGAGAGTCGGAATGGATGATAGCTGCAGCATCATTATTGAAGACGGTTACATTAAAGACTCGACACCGCAGCCTGTAGAAGCAAAGAAATGGGAAGCCGGTAAATTCTAA
- a CDS encoding ATP-binding protein, with amino-acid sequence MKIITGKQERYQKVVVYGPEGIGKSTFAAQFPDPLFIDTEAGTAHMDVARLERPTSWAVLMEYVQELTKDHQGFTTLVIDTIDWAEQLCVQHICSKYQVSGIEDIGYGKGYVYEKEEFGRLLNKLQDLIESGMNVVLTAHAMVRKFERPDQPPYDRYELKLNKAASQKISDMVKEWADMLLFANYKEEVLKVDSKDGNSKKVRVSGGQRVMYTSHHPNWDAKNRHGLKECLPFEFTQIENCIPKNIQKSQVEEKPVEEMKTPPKEETPKAEPVVKAEPKKKAKEDDGIPKDLKKLMEARNITEAEIQAVVGSKGYFPADMRIKDYPKEFIDGCLIAAFDTVAQAIEANRDENVPF; translated from the coding sequence ATGAAAATAATTACAGGAAAGCAAGAGCGATACCAGAAAGTCGTTGTATATGGTCCTGAAGGAATAGGGAAAAGTACATTTGCCGCACAATTCCCCGATCCCTTGTTTATCGATACAGAAGCAGGAACGGCTCATATGGATGTAGCCCGATTGGAACGGCCGACGTCTTGGGCGGTACTTATGGAATACGTTCAAGAGCTTACGAAAGACCACCAAGGATTTACAACCTTAGTCATCGACACTATCGACTGGGCGGAACAGCTTTGCGTACAGCACATTTGCTCGAAGTACCAGGTAAGCGGTATTGAAGATATCGGGTATGGCAAGGGATACGTCTATGAGAAGGAAGAATTCGGACGGCTGCTTAATAAGCTCCAGGATTTAATTGAAAGCGGGATGAACGTAGTTCTCACGGCACATGCTATGGTGCGAAAATTCGAACGGCCTGACCAACCCCCGTACGATCGGTACGAACTGAAGCTCAATAAAGCCGCCAGTCAAAAAATTTCCGACATGGTCAAAGAGTGGGCGGACATGCTACTTTTTGCCAACTACAAAGAGGAAGTTTTAAAAGTCGATAGCAAGGACGGTAACAGTAAGAAGGTCCGTGTCTCAGGCGGACAACGTGTGATGTATACAAGTCACCATCCGAATTGGGACGCTAAGAACCGGCACGGATTGAAGGAATGCTTACCCTTCGAATTTACTCAAATAGAAAATTGTATACCTAAAAATATTCAAAAATCGCAAGTTGAAGAGAAACCTGTAGAGGAAATGAAAACCCCTCCGAAAGAAGAAACGCCGAAAGCAGAACCTGTTGTAAAAGCCGAGCCTAAAAAGAAGGCTAAGGAAGACGACGGGATCCCGAAAGACCTGAAGAAGCTTATGGAAGCACGAAATATCACAGAAGCTGAAATACAAGCCGTTGTAGGAAGTAAAGGGTACTTCCCGGCTGATATGAGAATTAAAGACTACCCGAAAGAATTTATAGACGGTTGCTTAATTGCCGCATTCGACACTGTAGCTCAGGCGATAGAAGCAAACCGAGACGAAAATGTACCGTTTTAA
- a CDS encoding DUF669 domain-containing protein: protein MAEERAFSWDEEIEAVENEFVDIPAGDYDFKITNFERGYFEGSEKMPACNEAKITYEVNVNGQKGRIKQNLFLHSKSQWQLTGFARAIGHMKKGDDKFTIRWNEVLGSIGRFKIKLREYNGKTYPNVDRFYDKEESGKEWTQGAF from the coding sequence ATGGCAGAAGAAAGAGCATTTAGTTGGGACGAAGAAATTGAAGCAGTGGAAAACGAGTTTGTCGACATACCCGCAGGAGATTATGACTTTAAGATTACCAACTTCGAGCGAGGCTACTTTGAAGGCAGCGAGAAAATGCCTGCATGCAACGAGGCGAAAATAACATACGAAGTAAACGTGAACGGCCAAAAAGGTCGCATTAAGCAGAACCTCTTCTTACACAGTAAATCACAATGGCAACTCACCGGATTTGCCCGTGCCATCGGACACATGAAGAAGGGCGATGACAAGTTCACGATCCGCTGGAATGAAGTCCTCGGATCTATCGGTCGCTTTAAGATTAAACTTCGGGAATATAACGGAAAGACTTACCCGAACGTCGACCGGTTCTACGACAAGGAAGAATCGGGTAAAGAGTGGACTCAAGGAGCCTTTTAA